The genomic window AGAGACCAGATCTGCTGCCTGATGCTGAGATCAATGACTTTGACTGAGCACACGCTCATCATCCCATCAAACATGTAGGGGAAAACATTTGTGGTGTTTGAATTACATGTAAGatagaaataaatgtaaacactAAGTGGaaattgttttgggtttttttctgttcagcaCTTCTTATTGAgccaaaatttaaaatgtagcGGGTGAAACTTAGGCCATTTATCCTCCATTTTGAATTGATcatttgtcaagatatttcattatatataaTGTGATCATTTTGGCCTCAATTGCTTTTTCATCAATAATAcaaaatttcacaaaacaatactaagaaatatgaaaaaaaaaacagtgtgatTCACAGTCATGGCATTTGAAATAAACTCTAGACAATAATCATGTTGCTGTCCAGATGTAACAGAGTCTTGTGACACGTGCCTCAGTGTGAGTAGAAGGTAGATCTCACTTTCCCACACTGACTCCCTGTATACTGTGGTCAATGATCCACAAAGGGACTCCTGTGACAGATGCTGGCTGTGTGTTGTTATAGAAACAGAGAATGACATCACCAACCATCTGGAGGGAAAGGACACCATTGGCTGGCAGGAAAATTTGAAATAACAGTGAATCTAACATAAAGTGTTACAAAAATGGTTTTGAACCTCATTCATCAGCTTCCAGTCATCATCATAGATTTCGGACCTCCAGTCAAAGTAATGCTGTTGTACTAATTAACTCCTCATCAAAATTTCAGCTCTAAACATGAGAGTGGGAGGTTGAGGCAGCTGTTTGCTGAAGTGTGCCAAATACCTTTAGAGAATTAGTCTGCTGCTGGTGGGTGGATGTCGTTCACACTCAACTCTGATCTCTAGAGCTTTCCCACACTCTGTCCATTAACAGAAAACAGGCGTGTGCCCCACTACTAATGGACTTTTTGAATATTCTGGCACAAGCAGCGTGCAGGCGCCAAGGGTAGAGGGTGGCCTCTTAGGCCTCCTCTAAAAACAATAACCCATTAACCCTCCTGTTATGTTCATTTGTCAGGAACAGCAATGGTGTTCTTGGGTCAATTTGGCCCAGTGTATGTGTAATTATCCAAAAGATGTccgaaacaaaaaaaatcctaacaagcagtgtgaatatttcattacTAACTCCATTACTAACTATTCTATCAATATTTAGTGCAATGGTGTTCCTTACCTCTAACAGGTAATGGTTCAATTAGGATAATTCACTcgtttttcattaaaaaaatgcatgttcaaacttttttttaaatgtttcaccactttattgcttttgaaagaccaacaaacaaaacacaatagtTTTACATAACATTGATAATGACATATCATGACATAACTAGTTGGCCCTGGCACTGTCTTGATTATGTTTTCTGCAGACAGTTTTGCCTGACGCATATTTGGGGATGAAAACCACtgtatttcaccattttttgacatgaATGTCTTGCTTGGAGGAATAGGAATAGCAATTCCCTCATCTGGTTCAAAATCAGAATCATCCTCCTCCATTTCACTGTCATGATCAATGATGACTTCCAGAGCCTCCTGGACTGTCATCCTTTTGCTTCTGCTGCTCATTTTGTAAAGGTTTGCCTGACAGAGTGTAATGTTGGTAGGACTCCCATGCACAGaatcttttatatgttttgccCCTCCCCTGTTGAGTGTCCACTGAATGGGGGTGGAGTTTTCCCGCGAGAACATAAATGGTTCTCGTTAAATATCATAACAcctgcacctgtgtgtgtgtgtgtgtgtgcgtgtgctctgtgtgtgcactgagtgtgtgtgtgtgctctgtgagtgtgctctgtgtgtgtgtgtgtgtgtgtgtctgtgtgtgtgtgtgtgtgtgtgtgtgagtgattggGATGAAACATGTCTCAcagttgcaaagaaaaaaatagtctgACATTTCTGACACCCTTTTACCTCCAGTTTGACTGCTGGGTCAAATTGACCCGAACAGTATCTATGTGATATAAACATGCAGGGGGTGGTTGCAAATATGTGAGATGAaccattttcatattatatgttGATTACACTAATTAAGGCAAGCAGAAGAAGTTTcatactgaaaaaatatttttaactatttttcgTAGATCGTCAAACTTTAAAACGGGTCAATTTGACCCAGAACATAACAGGAGGGTTAAAGTTGGTACATAAGGCATATGTGAAAAATTGAGTTGATGACTTCACATTGTCAAGTCAtgtataattaattaatacaataaaatgctaaaatctCATATTTTTGTACCAGATCAGACTCAAAACATCAGATTAAGCGGCTTTGTCCATTCAGATAAAATGTGACATGACCTTCATGTCACATTTTACCTTCAGCTGGTTGtttgatgagtaaagttttaattttttttaaagacttgtGTTGACCAGGGTTAGCTTTGTTGTGCTGGTGgttcattaaaaatatatgaaataggCATTGGGCATGTTGAGGAGAGGAGACTCTTATGAGTAATAGTGTTGATAACCTTTTTTCCAACTGAACAAACTACCATTAAGTGTACAACTTCATATCAGTACTCTGACAGAATTATTGACTGACAATAATttcaaatgttcattttgaatAAGCTCGAAGGCAAATTAACAAGCAAACAGCCACTTCTTTATTGAAACAGGTGAAAGATGGATAAGATTGAGAAAGTGTTTTAGACCATGGAAGCTAACTGTCTCCTTTTCAAAGCCATGTATCATGAGGGTGTGAATTTTACAATTTGCTTCATGTGTAGTGATACATAGGACAGGCAGGTTAGACATTTCACCGACAGAATCATTTTCAAAAACTGTGCAAAGCCCTAAGAATATAATTTTAGACAAGATTAAATTGTGATATCTATCAGGATCAGATTAAATGATCTCCATTTAGGGCAGCAGAGTCCCTTTTAATGCCCATCCCTATGGACAGAGGTCTGGATCTATTGTCCCACAGGGGCTCTGTGAGTGAGGTTTCACTGGTTTCCCACACTCTGTCCTTTCACTGCTTTCGGTGGAGGAACAATGGAAGTGTGCCTCATTATGCATCACTCTAGATACAATGTGTGACCTCTTTAAGGAGGGAAATGGTTAACTTCAAACATTGTCAATCTAAGAATCACATCATCATAGGAAAACTGTGACAGTTAGGAAATGTCATCtagcataaataaaaaaaaacacagccttccatgaaataaaataaaataattcagtCCAGTAATCTTTGACCAACATGTCAGTTTGTCTGGTAGTGACTCCAGTTTTTATGAGTCTacacaatattttgttttcatatcttgtttttgaaatgttatgGAAATTTTGAAAACCTACATATGAttgaattataataacaatttaAGGGTCACAGTCTGTGTCACAAACTATAGTGACTTTGCTAAGTCCCGACTTTTGGAAATGGCAACATATAAAAGTGGTAAAGATGATTTTAATTACATgaagaaaaagttaaaattgaCTTTATGATTTTAACAGTTAAGAAAGTTTCCAATTCGGGAGCTAGAGTCTCTTTTAACCTCTGTTTCCTCAAGGCAAAGGTCTGGATCTGTTGTCCCACAGGGGGCTCTGTGAGTGAGTTTCCTCTGGTTTCCCACACTCTGTGTTTTCACCACTTTCAGCTCCGTATATGAGGATGGGAGGTTAAGACAGCTGTTTCCTGAAGTGTGCCAAATCCCTTTGGAGAATAGTCGGCTGCTGGTGGGGTTGAGGATCCTAATCAAGCTCCACTTTGCTCTCCAGAGCTTTTCCACACTCTGTCCATTTAAAGGAATTTAGGCAAGTGCCAACATCACAATTGACCTTTTGAGgagttgaatgaatgaatgaatgaatgagtgaatagTTTATTTCAGTCATACATTATGAGGAACAAAACTTAACAATTTGTGTGGGTATGCAACTGACAAAACATCATCATACATGTTTACACCAAGTCATTTCACACAATGAAATTCACATTAtcagtgaatgaaaaatgaatagaCTGACCCCCAAGGCTTATTTTTGCCTATCCTATACAATCCATAAAATAACCAAGAATATCAGCAGTacgaaagaaagaaaaaaaagaaaactaaatcgTAATTCTaattcttttacattttaatcattttacgTTGTAATccttaattattttaaattttaagacttttttgaAACTCAACAGAGAGTTACACAAAAACTTGTCACTAAGACCATTCCTTAGTTTGTCTCCCaaaactgaaactgtgttttacatTGGTTCTCACTTTACATGTTTCAAAGATACACAACCGtcttaaattattattatttccttctcttgatttaaaaaattgttGAATGCAAACAGGAAGGTTTTTATTCCTaacttgaaaaaatatttccaatatttttaaatgcacaataacTTAAGATTTTAACCTATGAATAATGGATTAGTAGATTCACGGTAACAAGCTTTTTGTTATTCTAATAGCTCTTTCATttagagtttttttctttttacagtgtacagctcatcaatattttatttcaaaacatgtAGAAACTCAAATTGGAAGTATTACTCAGTGACTTTGCTAATTTTAGGAAAATGGCAATATATAAAAATGGTGACAGTGATTTCAATCAATGGAAGAaaagatttacattttaaacagataagaatgttttcagtttttggggTTAGAGTCTCTTTTAACCTCTGTCTCCTGAGGCCAAAGGTCTGGATCTATTGTCCTACAGGGGCTCTGTGAGTGAGTTTCCTCTGGTTTCCCACactttgtgttttcactgcttTCACTGGAGGAACAATAGAAGTGTGTCTCATTATACATCTTAGATACAATGTGTGACCTCCTTAAATAAGGGGAATggttaattttttattttattttttttaccttagaACACCTACAACTGACAGTTATACCAAGAAGATGGTCAAGTAAAAGtatctttaaaatgtaaatgcataTAAATAGAGTAATATAAATTTGATAAAAGCcacttcatcaaacatcataaTGGAACTGCTTCACAAAGTACTATCTTTAGCTACATCATGGGTACATGATGGGTAGTGAGTGggttgaattgttttgtttcatcaaTTAAATGTTGAAACATTAATTGAATTCAATAAATTAAGTATGGAAAGTCGCTTTTGTCATTATGTAGTGAGTAACTATTCCGCTTGGGCAGTATAAATTTTTTTCATACCTCCCAGGCTttgtcaacaaaaaacaaacatatgtaGCAGCTAAAGCTGGAGAGACAATGTATGGATTAAGCCCAAATTTAATCTGGAATTAGGATTAATTTTAGAATCGTGTTGAATTTCTGCCAGAAAGGCTGTCGTTTGGTGTGTAGCTGGCGGTCAGGATGCCTGATTAGTTACCTGAACAATCAACATTATGGCTCTCAGATAATCAGTTGGATTCCTGGCAGGTGATAAATGTTGGTCAGCTGTCTGCAGTTTGAGCATTTCCACAGTCCGATTTCCCACAGGCTGCTGTCAAAAGATCCATTTTAACCATAGAGAGcttgttttagtatttttggAGTAGTATTTTACATCTTGTGGCTTAAACTATTTTTGACTGAGACTGATGTAACTGAACTGTGCTGTAGAACAAACAGATCATAATGACTGCATCTTCCAGACATCtgtggcatgtttttttttcttctcactttCTTAAGTAACTCACCAAACAACCAGCTGAAGGTAGCTGGTTAATCTGATGTTTTGACCCTGATGCTGTACAAAAATATGAGATTTTAGCATTTTACTGTATTAATTGAATATTCATGACTCTACAATGTGAAGTcatgaattacatttttcacataaGCCTTACACCCATTTTTCAATTAATGGGTTACCATTTTTTGAGGCCCCTCCATGAGTGTATGGCCCCCTCCCTATACCATTGGCGCCTGCACACTGCTTGTGCCAGAATATTCAAAATGTTCTTGCCCAGCTTAATGGGAGACGCAAATGGAGGTCGAAATGGAGGTTTGTGTTACCCTCTTTCACGACAATTTGTAGGTTGGCTCACCTGTATCATCTGATCTGAACCCCAAATAATACCAAACAGATGCAGGGCAGGGGACAAGTCTTCTATCCCTACTGGcactgtctgcctgcctgttccaCCAGTTGCTTACATGATGACTGACTGACCTCTGGTGGCATGTGTGCAGTTAATAGGGCATCTCTGTgtcagtttaaaaggagaataCGCTTTTGATGGTATTGAAAATCATTCCATCTGGATTTTGAATTACCGTGTTATACTTTAATACCATGATACTGACCAAGCCAAGTAACTGTGGgagaaaataacatgaaaacataaaatttgaaattggcattgtttgtttattcaacTTGGCACAATGAGCCACATAAAGTTTAAAAGATTCAATAAGACGTGAtgatacatcacaacaacaacttgTAGATTTCTACAAGACACACTGTACTCAGACAGAGTAAAGGAACAGCTGTCtttataaaagacaaacaattgACAGTATTCGAGGACACAGTTCTCACTGTCCTTTGAAATCTTTTCCAAATGGATTAAAAACTTTACACTGATCTTACAACAGATGGCATTGTTCTTAATGATCACAAAATTCAATTGATTctcaatatgaaaatattatgtTGTCACTGGAAAACTGTGACAGTGTGACCTTAATCAAAGCTTTTACAGTAAAAGAATAAACACATTGATCTTAAAACAGATCATTTCTGAGTAATCACATGAAGTGGGGTAAAGTCCACTATGATAAAATATCCATAAAAAGGACAATTaagatttttgtttaaaatgattaatactAATCAATATCAccattgcattatattgtaacAATACACTTCATGCAGTGAGGCATAAAAGTATCACTAGAAAATAGTGATAGCTTGATAAGCAAACTTTTTAGAAAAAAGGATAATTGGATCTTACAACAGATCAGTTTTTAGTAATCACAGAGATTAAAGTGAGGTAAAGTCCATTATAACAATATGTCCATAAAAAGGACAGTTAAAAGTTTGATCAAGATGATCAATACCAATTAAAAAGTAACAGATGTTACCATAGtattatatactactaataCATGAAGTACAGTAAGGAATAATAACAATTGCTGATGCAATCAGATTTAGTTCATGCTACATGCATGACAAGATGCTCTTTCTTCACTTGAAAGATATTGTTGCTGTCATTTCCTTAGGAAATGTCATCtagcacaaatacaaaaacacacaaatcagccttctgtatacagaagaaCAAGTGAATTAAATCTCAAATAATTCAGTCCAGTAATCTTTGACCAACATGGTCATCTCAGTTTGTCTGGTAGTGTCTCCAGTCTGTATGAGTCTACCATGGCCTCCAGAGGGCGCTGTTGACTGGGCTCTTCTCTTTGTTGATGCTGGTCTGGACTGTGGAGCTCAGAGGAGAGAAGTCAGCCTCTCTCAGGTTCTTATCAGAGGAagactgcagcttgttgaagTGGTTCAGCAGTCTTCCTTGCTGTtgattctgctgctgcagctgtgtcaGGAAGCAAACTGTCATCTCCAGGATGTCTGCTTTCTCCAGCTTGGAGTCTGGCTGCTGTTTGAGGAACTCTGGACCCAGGAGAGACTTGAGCTGCTCAATGCTGCTGTTGATTCGCTCTCTGCGTAACTTCTCCACCAGAGGCTTTCTGAGCTGCAGAAAGAAGAACAAAGTCATTAATCAACTTATTCTGGAGTTTAATGttagcataaaaacaacaacctgtcatgaaaagatgatgtcatcatgaatCTTCAATTCACCTTGTGGGTCAGAGTCAGATGGTCCTGAGAGTTGGTCATTGCTGCAGTGATTGTAGGTGCCATAGCTGgatctctgtgctgtagaggTCTCTGTAGAGAGAATCTGATCTCTGCTGGCTTCATCCCTCCTATTTATAGTCCCACATCTCCATATGAATGTGTGGGTCTTGGTCTGGTTGAAgtttctcacagtctcagccaatcagagggcTTGATGATACAATAAAGGATACACACGCCGAATGCTGTTAATGCCTGGGGGACAATGGTTAGATCTCAGGGGAACAGGTGGAGGACTGGGGGGGTGATGGAGAGAGACTCACAGAGCTGTGTGAATCTGGGAAAGTGGTGACCCTGTAGAGAGCAAAACTGCTGCCTGATGCTGAGATCAATGACTTTGACTGAGCACACGCTGATCATCCCATCACACACGTGGGAGAAGAAAATTAATTACATCCATGGTAAAAGCACTGTATGACTCACAGTTAAAAATCAGTGGATATAGAATTTACTACACTTCTATATAGCTATAACATAAAATCAAGCCACTCActctatttacattttttattttcaaatttttttctgtgttcctaaatttttctttaaatttaaaatactgtaatttgGAAATCAATTCTGTTGGGTATTAAAAACAACTGTGATGCACATCATTTGCTTAAAaggtattttaaaaaagttgaaCGCAACAATCACGCTGCCGTCCAGATGTAGCGGTCTTCTGACTTGTGCCTTGTCCTCTGTGAGTAAAACGTTGATCTGAGTTTCCCACACTGACTCCTTGAATGCTGTGGTCAATGAACCACAAAGGGACTTTGAATGGAGCTTTTGTGACTGATACTGGACGGGTGTTGTAGTAGAAACAGAGCCTGACGTCACCAACCATCTGGAGGGAAAGAACACCATTGACTGGCTCTGACAGTTTGTAAAGTTTGAAATTGTTATTAAATTTTGAGAATCATCTAATCACTGTCAAatatttttcagacattttcaacattaaGTAAAATTTGTGCCATTTTTTCAACAACTGGATCAGAATTTCATCTCTATACATGAGGCTGGGAGGTTGAGACACCTGTTCCCTGAAGTGTGCCATATCTCTTTGGAGAATAGGAGGCTGCTGGTGGGGTTGATGATGCTAATCAGGCTCAACTTTGCTCTCCAGAGCTTTCCCACACTCTGTCCATTTAAAGGAATTTAGGCATGTGCCTAAATCCAAACTGAATTTTTGAGGAGTCTTCTTAACACTTGGAGGCAattatgtcttttctttttatagtgTACAGCTCATTGagatttaatttcaaaatatatAGAAAGTCAAATTTGGAGTAATGGAAACTAGTGGAGAAATCATCTTAGTCATTTAAATATTCAACAGATCTATAGTCTAAATATAACCAATATATGCTGAAGTCaatgtttgatattttgctGTGCTCATACAGTTagcaaaacactgaacattttccCATTGTCTTGTTTCCAAAGCCAAAGTGTTTTAAGGCCATAATCCTGAAATGTTATTGAAATTTTGAAAACTCAAATCTGATATGTTTTGTATTCTGAATAACAATTTCAGGGTCACGTTGTGCCTcacaaatgtatttacatttactaTTCCAAGTCCCAACTTTTGGAAATGGCACTATATACAACTGGTGGAGGTGTTTTTaatcaaaagaagaaaaagttcaaaTTGAATCTATGATTTTAAACATATAGaagaatgttttcagtttttggagaGTCTCTTTTAACCTCTGTCTCCTGAGGCCAAAGGTCTGGATCTATTGTCCCGCAGGGGCTCAATTTGAAGTAAAATTGGAAGTATCAATCAGTGACTTTGCTAACTTTAGGAAAATGGCAATATATAAAACTGGTGACAGTGATTTCAATCGATGGAAGAaaagatttacattttaaacagataagaatgttttcagtttttggagcTGGAGTCTCTTTTAACCTCTGTCTCCTGAGGCCAAAGGTCTGGATCTATTGTCCTGCGGTGGCTCTGTGAGTGAGTTTCCTCTGGTTTCCCACACtctgtgttttcactgcttTCACTGGAGGAACAATAGAAGTGTGTCTCATTATGCATCACATTAGATGCAATATCAGGCCTCTTTAAATAAGGAGAACAATTAAGATTAAACTTTTTACATTAAAAGACTTACAACTTACAGTTATACCAAAAGGATGTTGAAGTAAAGGTGTCTTTGAAATGTAAGTTTTCTAATTTGTGTTGATGGTTTGACCTACAGCAGAGTGACATGAAATGGataaaaacacttcatcaaACATCTTAATGGAACGGCTTCACAAAGTATTATCTTTACCTACATCATGGGTGCATAATTACTGtgtattgaatatttttcaaCTAAAGGTTGGAACAGTAATTGAATTCAATGAGTTAAGTGTGGAAAGTCACTTTTGTCAGTATAAAGAGGTAAAATATGacacaaaatacatgaaaacacaaatttagCAACTTgcactgtttgtttattcaaCGTGGCACAATGAGCCACATAAAGGTTGCAAGATTCAACAAGACGTGAtgatacatcacaacaacaacttgTAGATTTCTACAAGACACACTGTACTCAGAGAGAGTAAAGGAACAGCTATCtttataaaagacaaacaattgACAGTATTCGAGGACACAGTTCTCACTGTCCTTTGAAATCTTTTCCAAATGGATTAAAAACTTTGCACTGATCTTACAACAGATGGCATTGTTCTAAATGATCACAAAATTCAATTGattttcaatattaaaatattatgttgTCACTGGAAAACTGTGACAGTGTGACCTTAATCAAAGCTTTTacagtaaaagaataaaaacattgatcTTAAAACAGATCATTTCTGAGTAATCACATGAAGTGGGGTAAAGTCCACTATGATAAAATATCCATAAAACGGACAATTAAGATTTTTGTTCAGAATGATTAATACTAATCAAGAAGTAACAAATATCACCATGGCATTATATTGAAACAATACATGTCATGTAGAGAGGCATTAAAGTATCACTAGAAAATTGTGATAGCATGATTTTAAGCAAACTTTTTAGAAAAAAGGATAAATGGATCTTACAACAGATCAGTTTTGACTAATCACAGAGATTAAAGTGAGGTAAAGTCCATTATAACAATATGTCCATAAAAAGGACAGTTAAAATTTGATCAAGATGATCAATACCAATCAAAAGGTAACAAATGTCACCATAGCATTATACTACCAATACATGAAGTACAATAAGGAATAATAACAATTGCCGATGCAATCAGATTTAGTTCATGCTACATGCATGACAAGATGCTCTTTCTTCACTTGAAAGATATTGTTGCTGTCATTTCCTTAGGAAATGTCATCtagcacaaatacaaaaacacacaaatcagccttctgtatacagaagaaCAAGTGAATTAAATCTCAAATGATTCAGTCCAGTAATCTTTGACCAACATGGTCATCTCAGTTTGTCTGGTAGTGTCTCCAGTCTGTATGAGTCTACCATGGCCTCCAGAGGGCGCTGTTGACTGGACTCTTCTCTTTGGTGATGCTAGTCTGGACTGTGGAGCTCAGAGGGGAGAAGTCAGCCTCTCTCAGGGACTTATCAGAGGAAGATTGCAGCTTGTTGAAGTGGTTCAGCAGTTGACTCTGGGACTGTGTCATCACCTTTTCCTTGGACAGGAAGTGTGCCACTTCTTGGACACACCTGGAGTAGCCCTGATCCACAGCTGCTGAGTGAACAGCTTGATGTTTTTGCTGCAGTCGTCTCAGGAAGCAAACTGTCATCTCCAGGATGTCTGCTTTCTCCAGCTTGGAGTCTGGCTGCTGTTTGAGGAACTCTGGACCCAGGAGAGACTTGAGCTGCTCAATGCTGCTGTTGATTCGCTCTCTGCGTAACTTCTCCACCAGAGGCTTTCTGAGCTGCAGAAAGAAGAATAAAGTCATTAATTAACTTATTCTGGAGTTTAATGTTAGCATAAAAAGAGCAACCTGTCATGAAAAGATGAAGTCATCATGAATCTTCAATTTACCTTGTGGGTCAGAGTCAGATGGTCCTGAGAGTTGGTCATTGCTGCAGTGATTGTAGGTGCCATAGCTGgatctctgtgctgtagaggTCTCTGTAGAGAGAATCTGATCTCTGCTGGCTTCATCCCTCCTATTTATAGTCCCACATCTCCATATGAATGTGTGGGTCTTGGTCTGGTTGAAGTTTCTCACAGTCtcatccaatcagagagctTGGTGAGACAAAAGAGGATGCAGCATGCTGAATGCTGTTAATGCCTGGGGGACAATGGTTAGATCTCAGGGGAACAGGTGGAGGACTGGGGGGATGATGGAGAGAGACTCACAGAGCTCTGTGTAAATCTGGGAAAGTGGTGACCCTGTAGAGACCAGATCTGCTGCCTGATGCTGAGATCAATGACTTTGAACACACGCTGATTGTTCCATCACACACGTGGGAGAAAGACAATTAAGTACattaaggataaaaaaaaatacaatatgaagtgttaactgattttaaaaataagtagAAATAGACTTTTTGTCTCTAATGATTCTGTTGAGCCATGACCTAAAATCAACCAACTTACACTACTTATCTTCTATGTTCTCTTTATGATTCaacttccttttttattttctacagtttgatatttttcccaaattttgtttaattcatGATACTGTCATTTAGAAGCCAATTCTGCCAGGCATTAAATATGAGTGTGATAGTAATGGTATTTTTAAAACTTGAGTGCAACAATCACGCTGCCGTCCAGATGTAGCAGTCTCCTGACTTGTGCCTTGTCTTCAGTGTGAGTAAAAAGTTGAT from Thunnus maccoyii chromosome 3, fThuMac1.1, whole genome shotgun sequence includes these protein-coding regions:
- the LOC121894546 gene encoding enhancer of split mbeta protein-like, with product MKPAEIRFSLQRPLQHRDPAMAPTITAAMTNSQDHLTLTHKLRKPLVEKLRRERINSSIEQLKSLLGPEFLKQQPDSKLEKADILEMTVCFLTQLQQQNQQQGRLLNHFNKLQSSSDKNLREADFSPLSSTVQTSINKEKSPVNSALWRPW
- the LOC121894478 gene encoding transcription factor HES-5-like, with the protein product MKPAEIRFSLQRPLQHRDPAMAPTITAAMTNSQDHLTLTHKLRKPLVEKLRRERINSSIEQLKSLLGPEFLKQQPDSKLEKADILEMTVCFLRRLQQKHQAVHSAAVDQGYSRCVQEVAHFLSKEKVMTQSQSQLLNHFNKLQSSSDKSLREADFSPLSSTVQTSITKEKSPVNSALWRPW